From Anopheles darlingi chromosome 2, idAnoDarlMG_H_01, whole genome shotgun sequence, the proteins below share one genomic window:
- the LOC125950791 gene encoding mucin-2-like, producing the protein MKRVNCSGHSDCGEKLHCLVGLCVDPCRSGCGVRAHCTVKAHRPICSCPSGSTGNPLKQCVALDGTTDTSTPTTLTPEGTTTEYPDGFFEGQKIDRSDEFTTFEPEESAVDLRLGETTEPSTVRPDKVTAVTQTTELRQNVTIDVDSIINTAATQSTETTKRKLTTPSPPTSKTTANPKEVTTSSGTTATTNGASKVTTEPIGKGNRTTTAKPSNHVDTLTKQDRKSTELEKPDDGEDQDTVTATTPIDDYFVEIPSTTKLYELKQKSEGIVTPKPTKKPASAGAAGGNDTDTTTPTDDTTGTTEQYSSEERSIPHSTSGYDGDDYEDDTTVEQSTTFTTETSTVVRTNSTEPSTAGPVGTVAPPLYETVQCRTENDCKANETCTEHVCIDPCVQFNPCPQDIPCQTINHAPMCFCNSATDTGYSVDCMKTSGNISPKKTHHLHPPPKFIQRNQLSILCLVDNPFQLVRGLCAR; encoded by the coding sequence ATGAAGAGAGTCAACTGTTCGGGGCACTCCGATTGCGGCGAAAAATTGCACTGTTTAGTCGGCCTTTGCGTTGATCCGTGTAGGTCTGGTTGTGGTGTACGGGCGCATTGCACGGTTAAAGCACATCGTCCTATCTGCTCCTGTCCTTCCGGTTCGACCGGGAATCCTCTCAAGCAGTGCGTGGCGCTGGACGGCACTACCGATACGTCCACGCCCACCACGCTCACCCCCGAAGGTACGACGACGGAATATCCTGATGGTTTCTTTGAGGGacagaaaatcgatcgatcagacgAGTTCACCACGTTTGAGCCGGAGGAATCTGCGGTAGACCTGCGGTTGGGTGAAACCACTGAACCAAGCACGGTTCGACCGGATAAGGTCACCGCCGTAACACAAACTACTGAGCTGCGGCAAAATGTAACGATAGATGTtgacagcatcatcaacacggCTGCTACACAATCAACAGAgacaacgaaacggaaactaACCACTCCTAGCCCACCAACttcaaaaacaacagcaaacccGAAAGAGGTAACAACCTCCAGCGGCACAACAGCGACCACTAATGGCGCTAGTAAGGTCACTACAGAGCCGATAGGAAAGGGTAATCGCACAACTACTGCCAAACCAAGTAATCATGTCGATACGCTTACGAAGCAGGATCGAAAATCGACCGAGCTGGAGAAGCcagatgatggtgaagatcAAGACACCGTAACCGCTACGACGCCGATCGATGACTATTTCGTGGAGATACCATCAACCACTAAGCTGTACGAGTTGAAGCAAAAAAGCGAAGGTATCGTCACACCGAAGCCAACTAAAAAACCggcttctgctggtgctgcaggtgGTAATGATACCGATACCACAACGCCTACCGACGATACAACTGGGACGACTGAGCAGTACTCTTCGGAAGAACGAAGCATACCGCATTCAACCTCCGGCTATGACGGTGATGACTATGAAGACGATACGACCGTGGAGCAGTCGACAACCTTTACCACGGAGACGTCGACGGTCGTGCGTACCAATAGCACCGAGCCATCTACAGCGGGTCCGGTTGGTACAGTGGCACCTCCACTGTACGAGACGGTGCAATGTCGAACGGAGAATGATTGCAAGGCCAACGAAACGTGTACCGAACATGTCTGTATCGATCCCTGCGTTCAGTTCAATCCCTGCCCTCAGGATATTCCCTGTCAAACCATTAACCATGCTCCCATGTGCTTTTGCAATAGCGCAACCGACACCGGTTACAGCGTTGATTGTATGAAAACATCAGGTAATATatctccaaaaaaaacacaccaccTCCACCCTCCACCCAAATTCATTCAACGCAACCAACTATCTATCCTGTGTTTAGTAGACAACCCATTCCAGCTGGTCCGTGGATTGTGCGCGCGGTGA